One window from the genome of Sulfodiicoccus acidiphilus encodes:
- a CDS encoding lipoate--protein ligase family protein, with amino-acid sequence MRLKVAYTSIEDPYLNLALDEVAVRRFLEPFLRIWMNSEAVVMGVSSSLSAEVNLSEVRREGVPLARRFSGGGTVFHDSGNLNYSIVVPRSLVGDWGPELLYGRLLTAVLKALMNLGAEPEVRNQTDVVVKGRKVSGNAGYFTSTSNLLHGTVLLSSNLDKMRRLLRIPPLNAKSTADPVKYRVGNLIDLVGRRVKMEEVRVALVSSFSELLGLRTEECELDEEVAEAKKLVSKYRDPSFIFRK; translated from the coding sequence TTGAGGCTCAAAGTAGCCTACACGTCCATAGAGGATCCCTACTTGAACTTAGCCCTCGACGAGGTCGCGGTAAGACGTTTCCTTGAGCCTTTTCTGAGGATTTGGATGAACTCTGAGGCAGTGGTGATGGGCGTTAGCAGCTCCTTATCGGCTGAGGTGAATCTCAGTGAGGTTAGACGGGAAGGTGTACCCCTCGCCAGGAGGTTCAGTGGAGGGGGTACGGTGTTCCACGATAGTGGAAACCTCAACTACTCGATAGTCGTTCCTAGGAGCCTAGTCGGGGACTGGGGACCAGAGCTACTCTACGGTAGGCTACTCACGGCCGTACTTAAGGCATTGATGAACTTGGGGGCAGAGCCGGAAGTCAGGAACCAGACGGACGTAGTAGTGAAGGGAAGGAAAGTGTCAGGGAACGCTGGTTATTTCACTTCCACCTCAAACCTCCTCCACGGAACCGTGCTCCTTAGTTCTAACCTGGATAAGATGCGTAGACTACTTAGGATCCCTCCGCTCAATGCTAAATCCACCGCGGATCCGGTGAAGTACAGAGTGGGTAACCTGATCGACCTAGTGGGTAGAAGGGTAAAGATGGAGGAAGTGCGAGTGGCGTTGGTGAGTTCCTTCTCCGAGCTTCTCGGGCTAAGGACGGAGGAGTGTGAGCTCGACGAGGAAGTGGCCGAGGCAAAGAAATTAGTTAGTAAATACAGGGATCCTAGCTTTATCTTTAGGAAGTGA
- a CDS encoding lipoate--protein ligase family protein yields the protein MLRIVVDGPRHPAYNMAMDEALLLLRGEVDYDTLRIYKWSPPGVSLGRGQPADAIDLEEIEKFGGVVVRRPTGGGALLHWEELTYSVVLSKEHPLAKLEVPESAAAIAKGVARAVESLGIEVGVKGGLGSGKDNLCYMRTGSSDVLVRGRKISGSAQLRLGNVLQHGTLLLNFTPAVWIRLIRTPGATPQTLSSKVTSLREVLSEVKEEVVINALVKSFKEVLGEEGRFAEPSKKEVELAHKLMRTKYSREEWNLRGQENDFPQHN from the coding sequence TTGCTGAGGATCGTCGTTGACGGCCCGAGGCACCCGGCGTACAACATGGCCATGGACGAAGCCCTCCTCTTGCTGAGAGGTGAGGTCGATTACGATACGTTGAGGATATACAAGTGGTCTCCTCCAGGAGTATCCCTGGGTCGTGGACAACCAGCTGATGCGATCGACTTGGAAGAAATCGAGAAGTTCGGCGGAGTCGTAGTTAGGCGACCTACAGGTGGAGGGGCGTTACTCCACTGGGAGGAGCTGACTTACAGTGTAGTGCTCTCCAAGGAACACCCACTGGCCAAACTCGAGGTGCCCGAATCCGCGGCTGCAATAGCGAAGGGAGTGGCGAGGGCCGTGGAGTCGTTGGGCATTGAGGTCGGCGTTAAGGGAGGACTTGGATCAGGCAAGGACAACTTATGCTATATGAGGACGGGTTCTAGTGACGTCCTCGTAAGGGGAAGGAAGATATCAGGAAGTGCCCAGCTTAGGTTAGGCAACGTTCTACAACACGGAACACTTCTGCTGAACTTTACCCCAGCTGTATGGATCAGGTTAATAAGAACTCCAGGGGCTACACCACAGACCCTATCCTCCAAGGTGACCTCGCTTAGGGAGGTTCTCAGCGAAGTTAAGGAGGAAGTGGTGATTAACGCATTGGTGAAGAGTTTCAAAGAAGTCCTAGGGGAGGAGGGCAGATTCGCTGAACCGAGCAAAAAAGAAGTCGAACTTGCCCATAAGCTCATGAGGACTAAGTACTCTAGGGAAGAGTGGAACTTAAGGGGTCAGGAAAACGACTTCCCGCAGCATAACTAA
- a CDS encoding TatD family hydrolase — translation MLYDVHAHLETPEFEKDRDEVLSRCSVVVVNAGVDLKSNLAALELASMYWNVLPAVGFHPEFVAEKMNELEDSLSLVSKVTVISEVGLDYFWVKEPESRKAQREVFSKFLELGERQGKPLVIHVRGGMNEALDLLGSHEVRFALHAFEGNARDALRAVDLGGFISFPPVLVRDRNRQEVLKKLPLSSVLTETDSPFLGPTRSVRNEPCNVALTLQKISSLVGSKLEDVEEVVSKNTLSLIPQLKELRPR, via the coding sequence GTGCTTTACGACGTTCACGCCCACCTCGAGACTCCCGAGTTCGAAAAGGACAGAGACGAGGTCTTATCTCGTTGCAGCGTAGTAGTTGTCAACGCTGGGGTGGACCTCAAGAGCAACTTGGCTGCTCTAGAGCTAGCGTCCATGTATTGGAACGTCCTTCCAGCCGTCGGTTTTCACCCAGAGTTCGTCGCCGAAAAAATGAACGAGTTGGAAGACAGCCTTTCGTTGGTATCTAAGGTGACCGTGATAAGTGAGGTGGGATTGGACTATTTCTGGGTGAAGGAGCCCGAATCCAGGAAGGCTCAGAGGGAAGTCTTCTCCAAGTTCCTGGAACTTGGAGAGAGACAGGGAAAGCCCCTCGTTATTCACGTGAGGGGAGGAATGAACGAAGCATTAGATCTCTTAGGATCACACGAGGTTAGGTTTGCTCTCCATGCGTTCGAGGGGAATGCGAGGGACGCCTTGAGGGCAGTGGACCTCGGCGGATTCATCTCGTTCCCTCCCGTTCTCGTCAGAGACAGGAACAGGCAGGAAGTACTCAAGAAGCTTCCGTTGAGTAGCGTCCTCACTGAGACGGACTCGCCGTTCCTAGGTCCAACTCGGTCGGTGAGGAACGAGCCCTGCAACGTAGCACTGACACTTCAGAAGATATCCTCGTTGGTCGGGAGTAAGCTTGAGGATGTTGAAGAAGTGGTATCTAAGAATACGCTTTCACTAATACCCCAACTCAAGGAACTCCGACCACGTTGA
- a CDS encoding winged helix-turn-helix transcriptional regulator, which translates to MAGERLEEKQDVCPIVRAIRTLGSEPKLLVVRYLLDEPMGFNQLLRVTRLSSKTLSSVLKSLEEEGIVKREVVNTRPFAVRYSLTEKGADLNTILRELGKWLEKWERFSADSPTATS; encoded by the coding sequence GTGGCTGGTGAACGATTAGAAGAGAAACAGGACGTCTGTCCCATTGTCAGAGCCATAAGGACTTTAGGATCTGAACCGAAGTTGCTGGTGGTTAGGTACTTGTTGGACGAGCCCATGGGTTTTAATCAGTTGCTCCGAGTGACTAGGTTGAGCTCCAAGACTCTAAGTTCGGTCCTAAAGTCGCTGGAGGAAGAGGGGATAGTGAAGAGGGAAGTGGTTAATACGAGGCCGTTCGCTGTGAGGTACTCCCTGACCGAGAAAGGAGCTGACCTTAACACCATTTTAAGGGAACTCGGGAAGTGGCTTGAAAAGTGGGAGCGATTTAGCGCAGACAGTCCGACGGCGACCTCTTGA
- the panB gene encoding 3-methyl-2-oxobutanoate hydroxymethyltransferase translates to MNKKTWRDIVKKKGKEKITVLTAYDFPTAKALAETELDSILVGDSGGMNVLGYDSTLPVTMEDMEMFTRAVARARPPQLIVADMPFMSYEISVERALENAARLVRCGAEAVKIEGGKEVTEVVSALVRAGIPVMGHVGLTPQRVLRIGGYRTMGSEVDQLVEDAKALERAGAFSVVVENSYAEAARAVTESLSVPTICIGAGPHCDGQVLVIHDILGMSDVRPYFARMYRNLREEIRAAVQEYVRDVKSGSFPSSENYKERKPHLNAKENATKVT, encoded by the coding sequence ATGAACAAGAAGACGTGGAGGGATATTGTGAAGAAAAAGGGGAAGGAGAAGATAACTGTCCTTACAGCCTACGACTTTCCCACGGCCAAGGCGTTGGCAGAGACGGAACTCGACTCTATCCTGGTGGGAGACTCGGGAGGAATGAACGTACTGGGGTACGACTCGACCCTTCCAGTCACCATGGAAGATATGGAGATGTTCACGAGGGCGGTGGCGAGGGCTAGGCCCCCTCAGTTAATAGTAGCGGACATGCCTTTCATGAGCTATGAAATCTCCGTGGAGAGGGCTCTGGAGAACGCCGCAAGATTAGTTAGGTGTGGAGCCGAGGCGGTGAAGATAGAAGGGGGAAAGGAAGTGACGGAAGTGGTTAGTGCCTTGGTGAGGGCCGGTATACCCGTCATGGGACACGTAGGACTTACGCCTCAGAGAGTCCTCAGAATAGGCGGGTATAGGACAATGGGTTCCGAAGTGGATCAGCTCGTAGAGGACGCTAAGGCCCTCGAGAGGGCAGGAGCGTTTTCGGTGGTGGTGGAGAACAGTTACGCCGAGGCTGCTAGAGCGGTGACGGAGTCCCTTTCGGTTCCCACGATATGCATAGGTGCAGGTCCTCACTGCGACGGACAGGTTCTCGTAATTCACGACATCCTAGGAATGAGTGACGTGAGGCCTTACTTCGCTAGGATGTATAGGAACCTAAGGGAGGAGATAAGGGCAGCAGTGCAGGAGTACGTCAGAGATGTGAAGTCGGGCAGTTTTCCGTCTAGTGAAAACTACAAGGAAAGGAAACCTCACCTGAACGCCAAAGAGAACGCTACTAAGGTGACGTAA
- a CDS encoding xanthine dehydrogenase family protein molybdopterin-binding subunit encodes MQWEDLPFILGKGKYLDDVKLPGELSLHVLRSPYARAKVTSLGAPSKSLLFLTWEGVKFYMPALTLPGAKVKRMPVLADGRVNFYGQPVAAIVAEDRYDGEDVLEDVGADYDPLEPSLELEDPKVQIHEDVPGNVCNETALKGGDLSAFRDAQVQVNRRIEMARVVANPTEPKGVVANYHDEVLDIYVSTQSPFRVRNDLTEVLGIPPEKVRVFSSDTGGAFGNKTPAYPEYVLASIASIKLHRPVKWVETRREHLTNPTQGKGMIIDATLYAKKDGTLVGVKGKVIHDVGAYNFTINAMMASFPARLITGPYVMKAAEVKAVSVFTNAPPTGPYRGAGRPEAALAHEALMNDLADELGADPVELRRKNLIRGEYTTPLGNRVDPAGYEEVLRRAESVYRDWKSKGRTVSLVVFSAFVSASPGESAKARLTPKGVEIVVGSRPHGQAHLTTFTNLAARTLGVDPKFVKVRFADTTELKEAIGTFGSRSASVGGAALVTALTRLREKVGDGDLMEAAKTLGEVEVEVFYKADPIFSPGAYVVAVKVDRETCYPMVEDVFGVDDVGKVLNRQDAEAQVIGGVMQGIAEALWEEAKYSPEGTPEFGTMVEAGFPKASQAPRVKVELVEFPSQLPHGARGVGESGTIGAMAGTFLSLEKALGGKLRKIPVLPEKLCSS; translated from the coding sequence ATGCAGTGGGAAGATTTACCGTTCATCCTCGGAAAGGGAAAGTACCTCGACGACGTGAAGCTTCCTGGAGAGTTGAGTCTTCACGTGCTCAGGTCTCCCTATGCTAGAGCTAAGGTAACATCGTTAGGGGCCCCTAGCAAGTCGCTACTTTTCCTAACGTGGGAAGGTGTGAAGTTCTACATGCCGGCTCTGACGCTGCCTGGTGCTAAGGTCAAGAGGATGCCCGTTCTAGCCGACGGTAGAGTGAACTTCTACGGTCAGCCAGTGGCTGCGATAGTCGCCGAAGATAGATATGATGGAGAGGACGTTCTTGAGGACGTAGGAGCGGATTACGACCCGCTAGAACCTTCTTTAGAACTGGAGGACCCAAAGGTCCAGATACACGAGGACGTCCCAGGGAACGTGTGCAATGAGACCGCACTCAAAGGAGGTGACCTATCAGCGTTCAGGGATGCTCAGGTGCAAGTAAACAGAAGGATCGAGATGGCCAGGGTGGTGGCCAATCCCACCGAGCCTAAGGGGGTCGTAGCGAACTACCACGACGAGGTACTAGATATCTACGTTTCCACGCAATCGCCCTTCCGCGTGAGGAACGACCTCACGGAGGTACTTGGAATACCGCCAGAGAAGGTGAGGGTTTTCTCGTCTGACACGGGAGGAGCGTTCGGCAACAAGACTCCTGCATACCCTGAATACGTGTTGGCATCCATCGCGTCCATCAAACTGCATAGGCCCGTCAAATGGGTAGAGACTAGGAGAGAGCACCTAACTAACCCCACCCAGGGAAAGGGTATGATAATAGATGCCACCCTTTACGCGAAGAAGGACGGAACGTTAGTCGGAGTGAAAGGTAAGGTAATACATGACGTAGGGGCCTATAACTTCACCATCAACGCAATGATGGCATCGTTCCCAGCTAGGCTCATAACTGGGCCTTACGTAATGAAGGCCGCCGAAGTTAAGGCCGTATCCGTCTTCACTAACGCGCCTCCTACTGGGCCTTACAGGGGAGCAGGGAGGCCGGAGGCAGCGCTGGCCCACGAGGCTCTCATGAACGATCTAGCGGACGAGTTAGGTGCAGATCCAGTGGAGCTCAGGAGAAAGAACCTGATAAGGGGAGAGTACACTACACCGCTAGGGAACCGGGTAGATCCAGCAGGCTACGAGGAGGTACTCAGAAGGGCCGAGTCGGTATATAGAGACTGGAAATCCAAGGGGAGGACAGTCTCGTTGGTGGTGTTCTCGGCCTTCGTATCGGCTTCACCTGGGGAGAGTGCCAAGGCAAGGTTGACCCCGAAAGGGGTGGAGATAGTGGTGGGATCTAGGCCTCACGGCCAGGCCCACTTAACGACTTTCACCAACTTGGCAGCTCGAACGCTTGGTGTAGATCCCAAGTTCGTGAAGGTGAGGTTCGCTGATACCACTGAACTAAAGGAGGCGATTGGCACGTTCGGCAGCAGGAGCGCCTCTGTTGGTGGAGCGGCATTGGTGACAGCGCTCACTAGGTTGCGAGAAAAGGTGGGCGATGGGGACTTGATGGAGGCAGCGAAGACATTAGGGGAAGTGGAGGTGGAGGTGTTCTACAAAGCGGATCCCATTTTCTCTCCAGGTGCTTACGTCGTGGCGGTGAAGGTCGACCGCGAAACCTGCTATCCCATGGTCGAAGATGTATTTGGAGTGGATGATGTGGGGAAAGTGTTGAATAGACAGGACGCAGAGGCTCAAGTAATCGGAGGTGTTATGCAAGGCATAGCAGAGGCCCTTTGGGAGGAGGCTAAATACTCTCCGGAAGGCACACCAGAGTTCGGAACTATGGTAGAGGCTGGATTCCCGAAGGCCTCCCAAGCGCCGAGAGTGAAGGTGGAGCTAGTGGAGTTCCCGTCACAGTTACCTCACGGCGCTCGGGGAGTGGGTGAAAGCGGGACTATCGGAGCTATGGCGGGGACTTTCCTGTCATTGGAGAAGGCCTTAGGCGGGAAACTCCGTAAGATACCAGTGCTGCCGGAGAAACTGTGTAGCTCCTAG
- a CDS encoding sodium:calcium antiporter gives MLAVLLAYLVAFGAASMAVAAAADMLEDYLGQGFTGGVLLGLLSSLPETIFVASATMRGDLQVALGSAVGGNLILLTLGAFIVVLVYFLKWRRPVTMREDFRVELSFMGASSVVLFAVVLAKVINVWFSIAFVSIYAVYVFTRVRRVKERPSQIPPSVALKAGLLMGSAAAALIFLSKGFVQQIEETSLSVGIPPIVLAMLISPVAAEMEESLSALAMASRFEGGGSMALVSFMGSKIENMTVLLAIVGLGGAAVGNYSVYLGAVLLANAAFTLTLMDGKVTLREAGGLLLAYVTLVAFSLAFR, from the coding sequence TTGCTGGCCGTACTTCTGGCCTACTTGGTGGCTTTCGGCGCCGCCTCTATGGCAGTTGCCGCGGCCGCAGACATGCTAGAGGACTACTTGGGACAGGGGTTCACTGGAGGTGTACTCCTAGGTTTGCTCAGTTCACTTCCAGAGACCATCTTTGTGGCATCGGCCACCATGAGGGGTGATCTCCAAGTGGCCCTGGGCTCTGCAGTTGGCGGCAACCTCATCCTACTCACATTGGGAGCGTTCATAGTGGTCCTAGTGTACTTTCTGAAGTGGAGGAGGCCTGTGACCATGAGGGAGGACTTCAGAGTCGAACTCTCTTTCATGGGAGCGAGCTCGGTTGTGTTGTTTGCAGTAGTGTTAGCTAAGGTGATAAACGTCTGGTTCTCCATAGCCTTCGTGTCCATCTACGCCGTTTACGTATTCACGAGGGTACGGAGGGTGAAGGAGAGGCCGTCCCAGATACCTCCTTCCGTCGCTCTTAAGGCGGGGCTGCTCATGGGGAGCGCCGCGGCAGCGCTGATCTTCCTATCAAAAGGCTTCGTGCAGCAGATAGAGGAGACGTCTCTCTCCGTAGGGATACCACCTATAGTCCTGGCCATGCTGATCTCCCCTGTAGCGGCGGAAATGGAGGAGAGCCTCAGTGCTCTCGCCATGGCATCAAGGTTCGAAGGTGGAGGATCGATGGCCCTAGTTAGTTTCATGGGCAGTAAGATAGAAAACATGACCGTCTTGTTGGCTATCGTCGGACTGGGTGGAGCAGCCGTGGGGAATTACTCCGTTTACCTGGGGGCGGTATTGCTAGCCAACGCAGCGTTCACCCTGACGTTGATGGACGGTAAGGTGACGCTTAGGGAAGCTGGAGGACTTCTATTGGCTTACGTCACCTTAGTAGCGTTCTCTTTGGCGTTCAGGTGA
- a CDS encoding biotin/lipoyl-containing protein — MLREVKVPEDVWPRRNDWKGQIVAVMVKRGEQVEEGDVVAEIEIEKAVLRVESPFRGKVKDVKVIEGETVGPGDLIAVVDVD, encoded by the coding sequence GTGCTTAGAGAGGTTAAGGTACCGGAGGACGTTTGGCCCAGGAGGAATGACTGGAAGGGACAAATCGTGGCGGTGATGGTTAAGAGAGGTGAACAAGTGGAAGAGGGAGACGTGGTTGCGGAAATCGAAATCGAGAAGGCGGTACTCAGGGTGGAGTCGCCTTTCAGAGGGAAGGTGAAGGATGTGAAGGTGATAGAGGGGGAGACCGTGGGACCCGGAGACCTCATCGCGGTGGTGGATGTTGACTAG
- a CDS encoding DUF2203 domain-containing protein, giving the protein MEYPYFDVETARELLPWLRDTLKKLREMKVEVEKNMVGGDRVLVLRYSMEIDRSLREIVSKGVVIRDLDKGLVDFPAVVNGRPAYLCWLIDEEDVSHWHYAEDGFKGRRRLTGEEEVLSLR; this is encoded by the coding sequence GTGGAGTACCCTTACTTCGACGTGGAGACTGCCAGAGAGTTGCTCCCTTGGCTACGAGATACGCTGAAGAAGTTGAGAGAAATGAAGGTTGAGGTTGAGAAGAACATGGTTGGAGGAGATAGGGTGCTCGTATTGAGGTACTCCATGGAGATCGATCGCTCGCTCAGGGAGATAGTGTCTAAGGGTGTAGTAATAAGAGACTTAGATAAGGGACTTGTAGATTTCCCAGCCGTCGTAAACGGCAGACCCGCCTACCTCTGCTGGTTGATCGATGAAGAGGATGTCTCGCATTGGCATTATGCGGAGGACGGGTTCAAAGGCCGTAGGAGGCTAACTGGAGAGGAAGAAGTATTAAGCCTGAGGTGA